One segment of Streptomyces sp. NBC_00576 DNA contains the following:
- a CDS encoding ABC transporter ATP-binding protein, giving the protein MSLDKASIEAPAENVESSALVEVDGLTVAFGSLRAVDGLSFRLAKGAALGLVGESGSGKSTVASALLGLHRGTGAEVGGTIRVAGTDVQQESEAGLRRLRGAKAAMVFQDPLSSLDPYYAVGDQIAEVYRVHTKASRRAARARAVDVLDRVGIPDAVRRSRSRPHEFSGGMRQRALIAMALACEPDLLIADEPTTALDVTVQAQILDLLHTLREETGMGLLLVTHDVGVAAESVDDVLVMRHGRAVERGPVTAVLGAPAQAYTRELLAAVPRVDARRVRGDASGSEEVVLEAVGLRHEFGRGKRAFAAVDDVSLTVRRGETLGIVGESGSGKTTLGRMLVGLLEPTAGEVRYEGRVRSGVGPAVQMVFQDPVSSLNPRRSVGESIADPLRARGESDEGRVRGRVGELLERVGLDPAHFDRYPHEFSGGQRQRVGIARALAAEPRVIVCDEPVSALDVTTQAQVVALLGELQRELGLALVFVAHDLAVVRQVSDRVAVMRRGRIVESGPADEVYDNPQDPYTRQLLAAVPALDPEIAARRRAARRELTLA; this is encoded by the coding sequence ATGAGCCTGGACAAGGCCTCAATTGAGGCTCCGGCGGAGAACGTGGAGAGCAGTGCTCTTGTGGAGGTCGACGGCCTGACGGTCGCCTTCGGCTCCCTGCGGGCCGTGGACGGACTGTCGTTCCGGCTCGCGAAGGGCGCCGCGCTGGGCCTGGTCGGCGAGTCCGGCTCCGGCAAGTCCACGGTCGCGTCCGCCCTGCTGGGGCTGCACCGCGGTACGGGAGCGGAGGTCGGCGGCACGATCCGCGTCGCCGGAACCGACGTACAGCAGGAGTCCGAGGCCGGGCTACGGCGGCTGCGCGGGGCGAAGGCGGCGATGGTCTTCCAGGACCCGCTCTCCTCCCTCGACCCGTACTACGCGGTCGGTGACCAGATCGCCGAGGTGTACCGGGTGCACACGAAGGCGTCCCGGCGGGCCGCACGCGCGCGTGCCGTCGACGTACTGGACCGCGTCGGAATTCCGGACGCGGTACGGCGGTCCCGGTCGCGGCCGCACGAGTTCAGCGGAGGGATGCGGCAGCGCGCGCTGATCGCCATGGCGCTCGCCTGCGAGCCCGACCTGCTGATCGCCGACGAGCCGACGACCGCGCTGGACGTGACCGTCCAGGCCCAGATCCTCGACCTGCTGCACACTCTGCGCGAGGAGACCGGCATGGGCCTGCTGCTCGTCACGCACGACGTGGGTGTCGCGGCGGAGAGCGTCGACGACGTGCTGGTGATGCGGCACGGGCGCGCCGTCGAGCGCGGCCCGGTCACCGCCGTACTGGGGGCGCCGGCCCAGGCGTACACGCGTGAACTGCTCGCAGCGGTACCGCGCGTAGACGCGCGGCGGGTCCGTGGGGACGCCTCCGGCTCCGAGGAGGTCGTGCTGGAGGCCGTCGGCCTGCGGCACGAGTTCGGGCGTGGGAAGCGGGCGTTCGCGGCCGTGGACGACGTGTCGCTGACCGTTCGCCGGGGCGAGACCCTCGGGATCGTCGGAGAGAGCGGCAGTGGCAAGACGACGCTCGGGCGGATGCTGGTCGGGCTGCTGGAGCCGACGGCCGGTGAGGTGCGCTACGAGGGGCGTGTGCGGTCCGGGGTCGGTCCGGCCGTGCAGATGGTCTTCCAGGACCCCGTCTCCTCCCTCAACCCCCGACGCAGCGTGGGCGAGTCGATCGCCGACCCGCTGAGGGCGCGCGGCGAGAGTGACGAGGGGCGTGTTCGGGGGCGCGTGGGGGAGCTGCTGGAGCGCGTGGGGCTCGACCCGGCGCACTTCGACCGCTATCCGCACGAGTTCAGCGGCGGCCAACGCCAACGCGTGGGCATCGCACGAGCGCTGGCCGCCGAACCGCGTGTCATCGTCTGCGACGAGCCGGTCTCGGCGCTCGACGTCACGACCCAGGCCCAGGTGGTCGCCCTGCTCGGCGAGTTGCAGCGCGAACTCGGCCTCGCGCTGGTGTTCGTCGCCCATGACCTCGCCGTCGTACGCCAGGTCAGCGACCGCGTCGCGGTGATGCGGCGGGGACGGATCGTCGAGTCGGGCCCCGCCGACGAGGTGTACGACAACCCGCAGGACCCGTACACCCGGCAGCTGCTGGCCGCCGTACCCGCTCTCGACCCGGAAATCGCGGCCCGGCGCCGCGCCGCCCGGAGGGAGTTGACCCTGGCGTGA
- a CDS encoding ABC transporter permease yields the protein MSEVLLASQAAGTGTTPVPAASGARQFWRRLRSQRAALVAAAVVALLVLVALGAPLLTALAGQDPTTYHPALVDSARGGVPTGSFGGMSGDHWLGVEPQTGRDLFARLVYGARVSLGVALAATLVQVLIGVVVGIASALGSQWVDQLLSRLTDVIIALPLMIMSLALLAIVPSSFPRPVLVALVIGLIAWGGVAKIVRAQTLTLKQLDHVAAARLSGWGPWRIARRELLPGLAAPVITYAALLVPTNITVEAALSFLGVGVKPPTPSWGQMITAADVWYQAAPQYLLLPAGALFVTVLALTVLGDGIRTALDPRAASRLRVGTGRRREAKAATEKKPEVMVEKKEAGA from the coding sequence GTGAGCGAGGTCCTTCTCGCCTCCCAGGCCGCCGGGACGGGTACGACACCCGTCCCGGCGGCCTCGGGGGCCCGTCAGTTCTGGCGGCGGTTGCGTTCGCAGCGTGCCGCCCTCGTCGCGGCGGCCGTCGTCGCGCTGCTCGTCCTGGTCGCGCTCGGCGCGCCGCTGCTCACCGCGCTCGCCGGCCAGGACCCGACCACCTACCACCCCGCCCTTGTCGACTCCGCGCGCGGAGGTGTCCCGACCGGCTCCTTCGGCGGGATGAGCGGCGACCACTGGCTCGGCGTCGAACCGCAGACGGGGCGCGATCTCTTCGCCCGGCTCGTCTACGGAGCCAGGGTCTCGCTGGGCGTCGCGCTCGCGGCGACTCTCGTCCAGGTGTTGATCGGCGTCGTGGTCGGCATTGCGTCCGCCCTGGGCAGTCAATGGGTTGATCAACTGTTGAGCCGTCTCACCGATGTCATCATCGCCCTGCCGCTCATGATCATGTCGCTGGCCCTGCTGGCGATCGTCCCCAGCAGCTTCCCGCGGCCCGTTCTCGTAGCCCTCGTCATCGGACTGATCGCCTGGGGTGGGGTCGCGAAGATCGTGCGCGCCCAGACGCTCACCCTCAAACAGCTCGACCATGTGGCCGCGGCCCGGCTCAGCGGCTGGGGCCCCTGGCGGATCGCCCGCCGCGAACTGCTGCCCGGCCTCGCCGCGCCCGTCATCACGTACGCAGCGCTTCTCGTCCCGACGAACATCACGGTCGAGGCAGCCCTGTCCTTCCTCGGCGTCGGCGTGAAGCCACCGACGCCCTCCTGGGGGCAGATGATCACCGCCGCCGACGTCTGGTACCAGGCGGCACCGCAGTACCTGCTGCTGCCCGCGGGCGCCCTCTTCGTCACCGTCCTCGCCCTCACCGTCCTCGGCGACGGCATCCGCACCGCCCTCGACCCGCGCGCGGCCTCGCGCCTGCGCGTCGGTACGGGCCGCAGGCGCGAAGCCAAGGCCGCGACGGAGAAGAAGCCCGAGGTCATGGTGGAGAAGAAGGAGGCCGGAGCGTGA
- a CDS encoding alpha/beta fold hydrolase produces the protein MSSTELPYVPATNVLPKVAPVRVAEGERLRSVGLPGLTLTVRSRPPAREGLPPALYVHGLGGSSQNWSALMQLNDELVDSEALDLPGFGDSPPPDDGDYSVTGHARAVIRYLDSSGRGPVHLLGNSLGGAAATRVAAVRPDLVRTLTLVSPALPEIRVQRNAVPTALLALPGVARLFTRLTEDWSAEQRVRGVTALCYGDPGQVTPEGFRNAVEEMERRLQLPYFWDAMARSARGIVNAYTLGGQHGLWRQAERVLAPTLLVYGGRDQLVSYRMAQRAARAFRDSRLLSLPDAGHVAMMEYPETVASAFRELLGDTAELTADAGTVAPRTVGSRADAANAGS, from the coding sequence ATGTCTTCGACCGAGCTGCCGTACGTGCCGGCCACCAATGTGCTTCCCAAGGTGGCGCCCGTCAGGGTCGCCGAGGGCGAGCGGCTGCGCTCGGTCGGTCTGCCGGGACTCACCCTGACCGTGCGGTCGCGGCCCCCCGCGCGCGAGGGGCTGCCGCCCGCGCTGTACGTCCATGGCCTGGGCGGTTCCTCGCAGAACTGGTCGGCGCTCATGCAGCTGAACGACGAGCTCGTCGACAGCGAGGCGCTCGACCTGCCGGGCTTCGGCGACTCCCCGCCGCCGGACGACGGCGACTACTCGGTCACGGGGCACGCGCGTGCCGTCATCCGCTACCTCGACTCATCCGGACGCGGTCCCGTGCACCTGCTCGGCAACTCGCTGGGCGGTGCGGCCGCGACCCGCGTCGCGGCGGTGCGGCCCGACCTCGTCAGGACGCTCACGCTCGTCTCACCCGCGCTGCCGGAGATCCGCGTGCAGCGCAACGCGGTGCCGACCGCACTGCTCGCCCTGCCCGGCGTGGCTCGTCTGTTCACCCGACTGACCGAGGATTGGAGCGCCGAACAGCGCGTCCGCGGGGTCACGGCGCTCTGTTACGGGGATCCTGGGCAGGTGACGCCCGAGGGATTCCGCAACGCGGTCGAAGAGATGGAACGACGGCTTCAACTGCCGTACTTCTGGGACGCCATGGCGCGTTCCGCGCGCGGGATCGTGAACGCGTACACGCTCGGCGGTCAGCACGGGCTGTGGCGCCAGGCCGAGCGCGTGCTCGCGCCGACGCTCCTCGTCTACGGCGGCCGGGACCAGCTCGTCTCCTACCGCATGGCCCAGCGCGCGGCACGCGCCTTCCGCGACTCCCGGCTGCTCTCGCTGCCCGACGCCGGACATGTGGCGATGATGGAATACCCGGAGACGGTGGCGTCGGCGTTCCGCGAACTGCTCGGAGACACGGCCGAGTTGACGGCGGATGCCGGTACTGTGGCACCGAGGACGGTCGGCAGTCGGGCCGACGCCGCGAACGCGGGGAGCTGA
- a CDS encoding ABC transporter substrate-binding protein, with translation MRQPSVRARRVAAVSVSLFLAAGAAACGPKDNDAKGADSGDSKPQKGGTLTVLNSNPQDDFDPARLYTSGGGNVPSLVFRTLTTRNRESGAAGAEVVPDLATDTGRPSENATVWTYTLKEGLKYEDGTAITSADIKYGIERSFAPELSGGAPYLRDWLIGAADYQGPYKDKGKGLDAIETPDDRTIVFHLDKPEGEFPYLATQTQFTPVPKAKDTGTKYEEHPISSGPYKVVSNEGDGERLILERNTYWSAATDSERKAYPDKIDVRSGLDSSVINQRLSASQGADAASVTTDTNLGPAELAKVTGDKELAARVGTGHFGYTNYIAFNPKIKPFDNLKVRQAISYAIDRTSVVNAAGGSSLAEPATTYLPNQKSFGYTPYDHFPAGASGNAAKAKELLKEAGHPNGLTVTLTHSDSKDFETSPEIATAVQDSLKKAGITVKLDGLEDNDYSDTIHDVNKEPGFFLAHWGADWPSGGPFLAPIFDGRQIVKDGANFNTGFLDDKSVNAEIDAINKLTDLDAAAKRWGALDSKIGEQALTVPLFHPVYKRLYGKDVKNIVISDWTGVLDISQVSVK, from the coding sequence ATGCGCCAACCGTCCGTCAGAGCGCGCCGCGTCGCAGCGGTGTCCGTCAGCCTGTTCCTGGCCGCGGGCGCCGCCGCGTGCGGTCCGAAGGACAACGATGCCAAGGGCGCGGACAGCGGCGACTCCAAGCCGCAGAAGGGCGGCACGCTCACCGTCCTGAACTCCAACCCGCAGGACGACTTCGACCCCGCCCGGCTGTACACCTCCGGCGGCGGCAACGTCCCCTCGCTCGTCTTCCGGACGCTCACCACACGCAACCGCGAGAGCGGGGCGGCGGGCGCGGAGGTCGTCCCCGACCTGGCCACCGACACCGGGCGCCCGAGCGAGAACGCGACCGTGTGGACGTACACCCTGAAGGAAGGGCTCAAGTACGAGGACGGTACGGCGATCACCAGCGCCGACATCAAGTACGGCATCGAGCGCTCCTTCGCCCCCGAACTCTCCGGCGGTGCGCCCTATCTGAGGGACTGGCTGATCGGCGCCGCCGACTACCAGGGGCCCTACAAGGACAAGGGCAAGGGCCTCGACGCGATCGAGACGCCGGACGACCGCACGATCGTCTTTCACCTCGACAAGCCCGAGGGAGAGTTCCCCTACCTGGCCACGCAGACGCAGTTCACGCCGGTTCCGAAGGCCAAGGACACCGGGACGAAGTACGAGGAGCACCCGATCTCGTCGGGCCCGTACAAGGTCGTCAGCAACGAGGGTGACGGCGAGCGGCTGATCCTGGAGCGCAACACCTACTGGTCCGCGGCCACGGACTCGGAACGCAAGGCGTACCCGGACAAGATCGACGTGCGGTCAGGGCTCGACTCGTCGGTGATCAACCAGCGGCTGTCCGCGTCCCAAGGGGCGGACGCCGCGTCCGTCACCACGGACACCAACCTCGGCCCCGCCGAACTCGCCAAGGTCACCGGTGACAAGGAACTGGCCGCGCGTGTCGGCACCGGGCACTTCGGCTACACCAACTACATAGCGTTCAACCCGAAGATCAAGCCGTTCGACAACCTCAAGGTGCGGCAGGCGATCTCGTACGCCATCGACCGTACGAGTGTCGTCAACGCGGCCGGCGGATCGTCGCTCGCCGAGCCCGCCACCACCTACCTGCCGAACCAGAAGTCCTTCGGGTACACGCCGTACGACCACTTCCCGGCGGGTGCCTCCGGGAACGCGGCCAAGGCCAAGGAGCTGCTGAAGGAGGCCGGTCACCCGAACGGTCTGACCGTCACCCTGACCCACTCCGACTCCAAGGACTTCGAGACCAGCCCGGAGATCGCGACCGCCGTCCAGGACTCGCTCAAGAAGGCCGGCATCACGGTGAAACTGGACGGGCTGGAGGACAACGACTACTCCGACACGATCCACGACGTGAACAAGGAGCCCGGGTTCTTCCTCGCCCACTGGGGTGCCGACTGGCCCTCCGGCGGTCCGTTCCTCGCCCCGATCTTCGACGGCCGGCAGATCGTCAAGGACGGCGCGAACTTCAACACCGGCTTCCTCGATGACAAGTCGGTCAATGCCGAGATTGACGCGATCAACAAGTTGACCGATCTTGACGCTGCCGCCAAGAGGTGGGGTGCGCTGGACAGCAAGATCGGCGAGCAGGCCCTGACCGTGCCGCTGTTCCACCCCGTCTACAAGCGTCTGTACGGCAAGGACGTCAAGAACATCGTGATCAGCGACTGGACGGGTGTCCTGGACATCTCCCAGGTCTCGGTGAAGTGA
- a CDS encoding Ms4533A family Cys-rich leader peptide, which produces MWSSHAVRRAAIELALIGVTPLCVADILCR; this is translated from the coding sequence ATGTGGTCTAGTCATGCTGTCCGTCGCGCCGCCATCGAGCTGGCGCTGATCGGCGTGACCCCGCTCTGCGTGGCCGACATTCTCTGTCGCTGA
- a CDS encoding DUF3492 domain-containing protein, protein MRIGLLTEGGYPYVSGDARLWCDRLVRGLGGHEFDIYALSRSERQEDEGWIELPPQVSRVRTAPLWTAEDDGVAYGRRARRRFAEAYGELASALGGGPGAGNAADGSNASTAEADRFGNALYGLAELARDEGGLVGALRSEAAVRALERACRAPGAQGAAREARVPDLLTVAAHLERALRPLSLDWYEDDGLGSVDLCHAAAGGPAALPGLLAHHFSGVPLLVTEYGVPLRAHYLASGAEDSAPAVRSLLASFHGRLASEIYRRAALVTPGNTHTRRWQERCGADREKLRTVYPGMDASHFAEVGESPEPTDTDTLIWVGRIEPAKDLISLLHAFAEVRKEEPKTRLRIIGAATGAESEAYLGHCRALAAQLFPDEADGIHAVGDNPVSFEEIGGPEAPTLAEAYAAGAVVVLSSVVEGFPISLVEAMFCGRATVSTDVGAVVEIIGGTGLVVPPRNPRALAEACVALLRDPARRERLGAAARARALELFTVEQNVEAFHGIYLEVVSRCPVSRVVFDDAGEPLPFAVPAEAHVAGRWTQAGIGVVARGGPSWATGRASAPVQATPVPAGEGAR, encoded by the coding sequence GTGCGCATCGGACTGCTGACGGAGGGTGGCTATCCGTATGTGAGCGGTGACGCCAGACTCTGGTGCGACCGGCTCGTGCGCGGGCTCGGCGGACACGAGTTCGACATCTACGCGCTCAGTCGCAGCGAGCGGCAGGAGGACGAGGGCTGGATCGAGCTGCCGCCGCAGGTCAGCAGGGTCCGGACAGCTCCACTGTGGACGGCCGAGGACGACGGCGTGGCCTACGGCCGCCGTGCACGGCGGCGATTCGCCGAGGCCTACGGGGAGTTGGCCTCGGCCCTGGGCGGCGGGCCCGGCGCGGGAAACGCCGCGGACGGATCGAACGCGTCCACCGCTGAGGCGGACCGTTTCGGCAACGCGCTGTACGGGCTCGCCGAACTCGCCCGCGACGAGGGTGGGCTGGTGGGAGCGCTCCGCTCCGAGGCCGCCGTACGTGCTCTGGAGCGCGCCTGTCGTGCGCCCGGCGCGCAGGGAGCGGCGCGCGAGGCGCGCGTACCGGACCTGCTCACCGTTGCCGCGCACCTGGAACGCGCCCTGCGCCCCCTCTCGCTCGACTGGTACGAGGACGACGGACTCGGCTCGGTCGACCTGTGCCATGCCGCGGCCGGTGGCCCGGCGGCGCTCCCCGGACTGCTCGCCCACCACTTCTCCGGCGTACCCCTGCTGGTCACCGAGTACGGCGTCCCGCTGCGGGCGCACTACCTGGCCTCGGGCGCCGAGGACAGCGCCCCTGCCGTACGGTCCCTGCTCGCGTCCTTCCACGGCAGGCTGGCCTCGGAGATCTATCGGCGGGCCGCGCTCGTCACCCCCGGCAACACGCACACCCGCCGCTGGCAGGAGAGATGCGGGGCCGACCGGGAGAAGCTGCGCACGGTGTACCCGGGCATGGACGCGTCCCACTTCGCGGAGGTGGGCGAGTCGCCGGAGCCCACGGACACCGACACGCTGATCTGGGTCGGCCGCATCGAGCCCGCCAAGGACCTGATCTCCCTCCTGCACGCCTTCGCCGAGGTCCGCAAGGAGGAACCGAAGACCCGCCTGCGCATCATCGGCGCGGCCACGGGAGCCGAGAGTGAGGCATACCTCGGCCACTGCCGGGCGCTGGCCGCGCAGCTCTTCCCCGACGAGGCCGACGGCATTCACGCGGTCGGCGACAACCCGGTGTCGTTCGAGGAGATCGGCGGACCGGAGGCCCCGACGCTCGCGGAGGCGTACGCGGCGGGCGCGGTCGTCGTCCTGTCGAGTGTGGTCGAGGGCTTCCCGATCAGCCTGGTCGAGGCGATGTTCTGCGGACGGGCGACCGTGTCGACCGACGTGGGCGCGGTGGTCGAGATCATCGGCGGTACGGGGCTCGTGGTGCCCCCACGCAACCCGCGGGCGCTCGCGGAGGCGTGCGTGGCGCTCCTGCGCGACCCGGCGCGCCGAGAGCGTCTGGGCGCCGCCGCACGCGCCCGTGCCCTCGAACTGTTCACCGTCGAGCAGAACGTCGAGGCATTTCACGGCATTTACCTGGAGGTCGTCTCGCGCTGCCCGGTCAGCAGAGTGGTTTTCGACGACGCCGGCGAACCGCTCCCGTTCGCCGTCCCGGCGGAGGCCCACGTTGCCGGGCGCTGGACGCAGGCCGGCATAGGCGTGGTGGCCCGGGGCGGGCCCAGCTGGGCGACAGGACGCGCTTCCGCACCGGTACAGGCGACCCCCGTACCGGCCGGGGAGGGCGCGCGATGA
- a CDS encoding DUF3107 domain-containing protein, producing the protein MEVKIGVQHAPREIVLESGQSAEEVEQAVADALAGKSALLSLVDDHGRKVLVPADRLAYVELGEPTARKVGFSAL; encoded by the coding sequence GTGGAGGTCAAGATCGGCGTGCAGCACGCGCCCCGCGAGATCGTTCTGGAGAGCGGTCAGAGCGCCGAGGAGGTCGAGCAGGCCGTGGCCGATGCGCTGGCCGGCAAGTCGGCGCTGCTGAGTCTGGTGGACGACCACGGCCGCAAGGTCCTGGTCCCGGCAGACCGCCTCGCGTACGTCGAGCTGGGCGAGCCGACGGCCCGCAAGGTGGGCTTCAGCGCGCTGTAG
- a CDS encoding DUF3152 domain-containing protein, translated as MGRHSRRGRTDGSASTGNTENIPVVQQGRQPQQGQAQGPNQGQRRQEAPRFPVPDGTPAHGFPRFSEGAPAHGMPRFPEGTPAHGFPRVRGGGHPEQRESGGGWGEFGGQAGVGPAIPRQRPAPPNAHGPRQAYVDAFDAAGRPGAAVGDADLFAPRARTPHPADTPETADAYVPPAEVAVKGKGGKGRAFTGIAAAAVTTVLAVVVAGQVTKGEDDGGGVRTQTARGSGQDVQGSGDSAARSDGLPAAPGAPDAVTTLTYDQKMAKTYALGAALKGSGKFDAIRGFAKAPGAGQKYTYRVDVEQGLGLDGELFAQAVQKTLNDDRSWAHNGGRTFERISSGKPDFVITLASPGTTAFWCAKSGLDTTEDNVSCNSTATDRVMINAYRWAQGSETYGDKIYAYRQMLINHEVGHRLGYGHVTCDKDGELAPVMQQQTKFLDHNGIHCRANPWPYPGS; from the coding sequence GTGGGACGTCACAGCCGCCGCGGGCGAACCGACGGCAGCGCGAGTACGGGCAACACGGAGAACATCCCTGTGGTTCAACAGGGGCGGCAACCTCAACAGGGTCAGGCGCAGGGGCCGAACCAGGGGCAACGGCGGCAAGAGGCGCCGCGCTTTCCGGTTCCTGACGGCACCCCCGCTCATGGCTTCCCCCGCTTCTCCGAGGGCGCCCCCGCGCATGGGATGCCGCGTTTCCCGGAGGGAACCCCTGCACACGGCTTCCCCCGGGTCCGGGGAGGCGGACACCCCGAGCAGCGTGAATCCGGCGGCGGCTGGGGCGAGTTCGGCGGGCAGGCCGGGGTCGGTCCCGCCATACCGCGTCAGCGTCCCGCGCCCCCGAACGCGCACGGACCCCGACAGGCGTACGTCGATGCCTTCGACGCAGCCGGCCGGCCCGGTGCCGCAGTCGGCGATGCCGACCTCTTCGCGCCCCGCGCCCGGACGCCGCATCCCGCCGACACGCCCGAGACCGCCGACGCGTATGTGCCGCCCGCCGAAGTGGCGGTCAAGGGCAAGGGCGGCAAGGGGCGGGCGTTCACCGGGATCGCGGCTGCCGCCGTCACCACCGTGCTGGCGGTCGTCGTGGCCGGGCAGGTCACCAAGGGTGAGGACGACGGCGGCGGCGTACGGACCCAGACCGCGAGGGGCTCGGGCCAGGACGTACAGGGGTCAGGGGACTCCGCGGCGCGCAGTGACGGCCTTCCTGCCGCGCCCGGTGCGCCGGACGCGGTGACGACACTGACGTACGACCAGAAGATGGCCAAGACGTACGCGCTCGGCGCGGCCCTCAAGGGCTCGGGGAAGTTCGACGCGATCCGCGGGTTCGCCAAGGCGCCGGGGGCCGGGCAGAAGTACACGTACCGGGTGGACGTCGAGCAGGGGCTCGGACTCGACGGGGAACTGTTCGCACAGGCCGTGCAGAAGACGCTCAACGACGACCGTAGTTGGGCCCACAACGGTGGTCGTACGTTCGAGCGGATCTCCTCCGGCAAACCCGACTTCGTGATCACGCTGGCGAGCCCCGGCACCACCGCCTTCTGGTGCGCCAAGTCCGGACTCGACACCACCGAGGACAACGTCTCCTGCAACTCGACCGCCACCGACCGCGTGATGATCAACGCCTATCGATGGGCGCAGGGGTCCGAGACCTACGGCGACAAGATCTACGCGTACCGGCAGATGCTGATCAACCACGAGGTCGGCCATCGCCTCGGATACGGGCACGTGACCTGCGACAAGGACGGTGAACTCGCCCCGGTCATGCAACAGCAGACCAAGTTCCTCGACCATAACGGGATTCACTGCCGGGCCAACCCCTGGCCGTATCCAGGGAGTTGA
- a CDS encoding TetR/AcrR family transcriptional regulator yields the protein MTAIEQTEAARPRGTRLPRRARRNQLLGAAQEVFVAQGYHSAAMDDIAERAGVSKPVLYQHFPGKLDLYLALLDQHCESLIGSVRTALASTSDNKQRVRATMDAYFAYVEDDGGAFRLVFESDLTNEPAVRERVDKVTNECAEAICDVIAEDTGLSRAESMLLASGLGGLSQVVARSWLHSDRSVPRDQAVQLLASLAWRGIAGFPLHGTEHH from the coding sequence GTGACAGCCATCGAGCAAACTGAGGCGGCACGCCCTCGGGGCACGCGGTTGCCGCGTCGCGCCCGACGGAACCAGCTGCTGGGCGCCGCCCAGGAAGTGTTCGTGGCGCAGGGCTACCACTCCGCCGCGATGGACGACATCGCCGAGCGCGCCGGAGTCAGCAAGCCGGTGCTCTACCAGCACTTCCCGGGCAAGCTCGACCTCTATCTCGCCCTGCTGGACCAGCACTGCGAGTCCCTGATCGGGTCGGTCCGCACCGCACTGGCGTCGACGTCGGACAACAAACAGCGCGTCCGGGCGACGATGGACGCGTACTTCGCGTATGTGGAGGACGACGGTGGTGCCTTCCGCCTGGTCTTCGAGTCCGACCTGACGAACGAGCCCGCCGTGCGCGAGCGCGTCGACAAGGTGACGAACGAGTGCGCGGAGGCGATCTGCGACGTCATCGCCGAGGACACCGGCCTCTCGCGCGCGGAGTCGATGCTGCTGGCCTCCGGTCTGGGCGGCCTCTCCCAGGTGGTGGCACGGTCCTGGCTGCACAGCGACCGCAGTGTCCCGCGCGATCAGGCGGTCCAGTTGCTGGCCTCGCTGGCCTGGCGCGGCATCGCCGGTTTCCCGCTGCACGGCACCGAGCACCACTGA
- a CDS encoding ABC transporter permease, whose amino-acid sequence MSGFGGFVVRRVVGAVVTLFAISVIIYVVFYVAPGNVAQITCGPRCSPAQVHQVAEQLRLDDPLYLRYWHFLEGVFVGQDYSTGTSVEHCSAPCLGLSYQSDQQVTELILAKLPVTGSLALGAMVLWLLIGVGTGVLSAWRRGRPTERLLTGLTLAGTATPVFVIGLILMIVVCGQLELLPFPQYVPFTDDPEQWAWNLLLPWLSLALIESAKYARLTRASMLETLAEDHIRTFRAYGVGEPSIIGRHALRGAVAPLIALSATDFGSMFGGAVLTETLFGLPGLGQELVEAVKVVDLPVVVGMVLVTGFFVVIANAVADVLYAVADRRVVLV is encoded by the coding sequence ATCTCCGGTTTCGGCGGGTTCGTCGTACGCCGGGTCGTCGGCGCGGTCGTCACCCTCTTCGCCATCTCGGTGATCATCTACGTCGTCTTCTACGTCGCCCCCGGCAACGTCGCCCAGATCACCTGCGGGCCGCGCTGTTCCCCGGCCCAGGTGCACCAGGTCGCCGAGCAACTGCGCCTCGACGACCCTCTGTACCTGCGCTACTGGCACTTCCTGGAGGGCGTCTTCGTCGGCCAGGACTACTCGACCGGTACGTCCGTCGAGCACTGCTCGGCGCCCTGCCTGGGCCTGTCCTACCAGAGCGACCAGCAGGTCACCGAGCTGATCCTGGCGAAGCTGCCGGTCACCGGTTCGCTCGCGCTCGGCGCGATGGTGCTGTGGCTGCTCATCGGTGTCGGCACCGGAGTGCTCTCGGCCTGGCGGCGCGGCCGGCCCACCGAGCGCCTGCTGACCGGGCTCACGCTGGCCGGCACGGCCACGCCCGTCTTCGTCATCGGCCTGATCCTGATGATCGTCGTCTGCGGACAGCTGGAACTGCTCCCGTTCCCGCAGTACGTGCCCTTTACCGACGACCCCGAGCAGTGGGCCTGGAACCTGCTGCTGCCCTGGCTGTCGCTCGCCCTCATCGAATCCGCCAAGTACGCCCGCCTGACCAGGGCGTCGATGCTGGAGACGCTGGCCGAGGACCACATACGCACCTTCCGCGCGTACGGCGTCGGGGAGCCGTCCATCATCGGGCGGCACGCGCTGCGCGGGGCGGTGGCGCCCCTGATCGCCCTGAGCGCCACGGACTTCGGGTCGATGTTCGGCGGCGCGGTGCTCACCGAGACGCTCTTCGGGCTGCCCGGCCTCGGACAAGAACTCGTCGAGGCGGTCAAGGTCGTCGACCTGCCGGTGGTCGTCGGCATGGTCCTGGTCACCGGTTTCTTCGTGGTCATCGCCAATGCCGTCGCGGATGTGCTGTACGCGGTGGCCGATCGACGGGTGGTGCTCGTATGA